GCTTGAGTCGCGTTGTATGGCGGAGAANNNNNNNNNNNNNNNNNNNNNNNNNNNNNNNNNNNNNNNNNNNNNNNNNNNNNNNNNNNNNNNNNNNNNNNNNNNNNNNNNNNNNNNNNNNNNNNNNNNCGGTGGGGCCCtggacggtgctgcggcggagcgacCTGAAAGGCCGCGTGTGGGCGGGCAGAGTTTGGGGCAGGGGGCGGTGGTCTCAggtgactgagtcggcgcatttgGTGTACCGGGCGTGtctctcgcgctgcttcgcacgacgcggatggggggcctgtggcagggcctGGTGGGTTTAGAGCAGAGCTTGAGTCGCGTTGTATGGCGGAGAACGGACACGCGTTGGAGGCAAgcgagaaaaggaaaagcgtCTGTTTCATTTATCGTTGTCGTGCGCAGAATGTGTCGGCATATCTGTCGCCGTGTTGGTGTGACTTCCCCTCCGGAGCCGCACTTCTTGtgaccccctccctccacccgATCTAAcgttctcttttccctctttgctttcgtttttctttcctctttctGACTTGCTTCCAGAATATCAAGGCCATCGCTGCTTCAGCGGGCCTACACGTCGCCAAGCTGTCGCTCACACCCATCGTCTACACCGGCCCCACGAGTGCCGGTGCAGTCTCTAGGACAGTTTCCAAGCAGTCCTCCTTGCTGGAGCCACGGAAGAAAAAGGGCATGCCGTGCTACTGCATCGAAGAGGTCGANNNNNNNNNNNNNNNNNNNNNNNNNNNNNNGCAATGGCTAAGCGGAAAGAAGCATAGCAGCTGCCAGGAGgcgctcttcttctgcaCAACATGCGGTCCGCCAGCGGTGCAGGAGTCCATAAAGGGCTCCTCCGGTagcggaagcagcagcggcgcgaacCGGCGCAGCACCTATACCGCCAAGAGCTGCACCCCAGAGAAAAAGAGCTCATCCGCCAAGTCGACCTTTGGCAGCACGCTGAAAAAGCTCTTTACGTCGTCCAAGAGCAGCTCGAAAGCGGACCTGAGCACCATTTCGTCAAAGCAGCACTCTAGTTGCCACATACGCGAGCCCAGCACCCACATCATgtcggcagaggaggaggagctccCGATCACACCGCGGACGGATAAGGAGCTGTACCTGTGCGTGACCTGCGGCTCGTGCTACTGCCGCGATCACGCTTGCGACCACCACTAcagccgtcagcagcgcagcaccgtgGCGGGCGGCGACGACTCCGAAGCGCCGCACAAGGGTTACCCATACCACTCCTTCTTTATCGGCGTCCCCAGCTTCGTGAGCACCCACCCTTCCCACATACTACAGGAGACGTCGTGGGGACTGCTTTTCCCCACCGTGACGGTGCGCGAGATCGAGGAGGGCACTATCGACCTGTCGAAGCCGCTCCCCTTCTACGAGCACTTCGAGGAGatctgcgacggcggcgctgcctgcgAGACGAGTGCCTTCCACCCGAACAGTAGCATGACCTCCAACAGTTACAGCTTCAGCCGCGGCAAGAACACACTCGGCTTTTCTTCCAGCgggatgcacacacgcattcACAGCGCgtacagcagcagtggaCACCTCGACGGGTCACTGCGGCTCCACTCAAAGTCGAACAGTTACATGGATAAAAGGGAAGACCGTCTCCCGGCGCGCCGATCTGCCCTGCTTTCCCCCGTCGGGGCCCACAGCAGCCTCTCTCTGCCAGAGTTTCACTCCTCGCCGCCTGAGAACTGGTCATATCTCATGTTCTGCGCCAGATGCGCCGATCGGCAGGCGGTGCGACTGAATGGCAAGCAGTGCGACAACGACATCTCGCGTCATGTCCACCTGCGCCGGCTGGGACAGCTCACGGCTCTGCTCGCGTACTTTCTGCTTCGTGGTGTGCGCCTCGAAGTGCCTGTTCAATTTTTGGAGTACTCCGCGAAGAAGCATGTGCAGCAGGTGGAGCGGCAACGCAGCCAGCAGCGTGCACACAGGTTGGCTGAGATGCAGCGTGTCGGCCGCGCCTCGGAGCTCGTCGGAGGTCTCGAAGTGATGGGAACGACGGGCGCGAGGCATACAAGAAccaccggcggtggtgtgcgcaTGTCGCCGACAGGCCCGAACGTAGCGGGTGACTTTAGCCTGCTGtcacgcacagagacagaccACGTCATCACCCGTGCGGCAATCTGCGGCTTCGCCAATGAGAGCTATTTCTGCTATATGAACtcggtgctgcagtgcctgctgcggtgccgcatCTTTGCGAACCCACTTCTGCACCTCGATCCGTCCAAGAGCCCTGGAAAACTCACGGCATCCGTGTcgcgtctgctgcaccacctggCACACCAGACGTATCAGGACGTGCTCAACGGTGCCGTCTTCGCGTTcgtgcgctcgctgcggACGCAGATTTGCAATATCAACGTGCTCTTCGAAGAGGATGAGCAGCAGGATGCCCAAGAGTTTCTCATCACGCTGCTCAACGGCATCGAGGATGAGTTCGACAAAGGAAAGagcgaagaggagaagaaggcgtCGCGCCGTGTCAGCTTCGAGGGCGCGCTTCTCTCCGAGGTGACCTGCTCCCAATGCAAGCACTGCGTCCCGCGCAACGAAATGTTCATGTCCCTTTCCATCCCCATCGAGAAGAGCATCGAGGACGGTATTGCATCGCTCTTCGCGCCGACCACGCTGCGCGGCAAGGACCGCTACGCATGCGAGGGCTGCTTCAAGAAGCTGTCGCAGAAAGAGCAGCAGGGGCACAACGCCCTCGCCGCAGTCCAGGCcgaggcagagaggagggccAAGTTAGATGGGAAGAAGCTCACTCAAGCGCAGATAGAGGAGCGCGTGTATGCCAATGCGCTCTACAGCGAGGCCGAGGTACGCACGTCGCTCTCCCACCTCGGCGGCAGCCTTGCGGTGCATCTCCTGCGCTTCCACTACGACCCGACGGCGCAGGACTTCATCAAGGTGCTCACACCGGTGCGCATCTCGCTCACCCTTGACCTCACCCCGTACGTCAGCCGCGAGGTAGTGGAGGCCTACAACCGTATGGAGAAGATCTATCTcttgcagcgccgcttcccGACTGCGTCAGAGAAACTGATTAGCAAGTACCTACGCCACGCCAAGGATGATGTCAAACTGGCCACGCAGAAGATGTTAGATGACGGTCATGGGATAgccgaggcggtgcactCACGGCAGAGTAGCAGCACTGCCGTCAGCCGCACCCACACTGGGGTGGGAGCAGACAACGCGGTTGGCGATGACGCGTCTGAGGATGTGgctggcgtcggcagcgTCTTTGGCGACGCCTCTGGTTGCACCTCcggctgcacctcctccttggctgcgacgccgctcaACAACCCCAACGGGGATCGGGGTACCTTTGCCAAGACGGTGGCCAAGTCTTGGGCAAACACCAACGGAGGCGCTGGCAAGGCTACACCGTCTgatcccgctgctgcgattTGCGCCATTACGAGCGACGAATTCGATCCGTTTGGCGAGCGCACCCCTCCGAAGCCATCGTTGGTGCGCCAGCTGGTGGGTATCGTTGCGCATCGAGGCTCGCTGCACGGGGGCCACTACATCGCCTATGTGCGCCACCTCACTCGCCCACATGTATGGTTCCgctgcgacgacgaggacatcgacgtggtggaggagaagcacgTGCTCGATCACGAGGCTGAGGTGTACCTCGCCTTCTACGAGTAGGCACGTGGGCTGTCAAGTGCCTAGTGTTCACATCAAGTCAGGGCATGAGTGGCCCTGCTTGCTGGGGAACGGTGAGGCGCACAAACGCGTCCGAAGCTAACCACGCGTCGGTCTGCGGCACGTAAacgtctctctccccttctccccctccctctctcactccctcgctgcttcgcacggcGTATCTATTTTTGCGTGCGCTTGgttttgtttgtgtgcgtatCTCGCGGtgctttcgttttgtttcCCGTACTTATTtttgcccctctctccgcctatgtctctctctgtctgtgtgcaccGGCGGGCCCTCAGCTGCCGCCTCGggcctcttttctttttgttttgcctccgccccttttctctctctcgttctccttcTCAGGCGTTCTAGAGTCTTCTGCCGTCCCTTCTGTTTCTTCCTCCCATGTGGTGCCGggatggggtgggggcggcggcggtggtgatggtggtagTGTTGGTGGTTGATCGCATGTGAGATGAAGGGGCGAACAGAGACTTGGTTCGCATGGCATGGAAAGCGCGCTGGCAGCAAGGGCTCCTTCTCGCCGGCATTGCACCAGTTGCCACCCCCTCCGTTGATACGCATACAGtacatgtgtgtatgcactCGGTCCCGTGCTGATGCGCCCGCCGCTTGCCAAACGTTTGCTTGCGTGAATGTGTGCCTGTTCGTTGGTGTCGGTATGCTTTGTTTTCTGTTCAGCCGTGCTTGCTGTTATCTCTTTCACGCCCCattctgttttttttttttgtgttgttgttcgtgCGTGGTCGTGCCGAGCCGCGAAACTCATGAAGCAAGGCGCAGGCAGAGcggaaagagggaggtgcGAAGGGAGGCGTCGCAAGGAGTAGAGATGaccgctgcgcgcgtgtgtgtatgggtgGGTGGCGGGAGAGTGTGTCTCACTCACGCAGACGCCAACGACGGCTTCGCTCCCGCGGCGTACTTACCTTTGCTTTATTTTCCTCtacgctctcctccgcctttttgcttttcttttccatTCGCTCTCTGCGGAAGACCGTGGCCGCGCAGAGGAAGCAAGCAGGGCACCTCGCACACCCTTCACCCTGGGGTGTGCCGTGGCGCGTTtgcctcctttttctttccgtaCACGGCGGATGCGGATCTGAGCCGCCATggcgccctcccccctctccatcgGGCTCGCCCGAAGGCATGCATATCCCTATCGTTGCTTGCGCGTGCACTGCAGCATCATCTCTCACGTCCCTTTGCCTGCTTCCCACGCTTTGGCTTTCTGCGCGTCTCCCGCCCCGTCAACGGAGCACGGGGCCTCCTCCCCACCGAGAGAGGAAAgcgctcgctgccgtgcgcgtctttgtgtcgctgctgcatcacTTCACGGCTCTCTCCTCGAGGACGATCACTTCTACACCGAAACGTGAAAGGCACAACAGGAGAATaacaagagaaaaaggaaaaaaaaaacggtgCTGCCCATGAGCGCCCACACCCGCCAAATGGAAAACCCCACGGGGGTGGTGCACCGCTTCATGCAGGACCATCagcgtgtatgcgtgtggcTTGTGCACGATCCGCAGATGCGGCTGGAGGGCAACCTGCTCGGCTACGACGAGTTCATGAACGTCGTGCTGGGTGATACGACCGAGACGAATCTTCGAAATAACAAGAGCTACCGTCTGGGCAAGATATTGCTGCGTAGCGACAACGTCGGCGTGATCTACCCCATCGGTGCTTAGAGTTGAGGCAGCGCTCGGTAGCAGTGACCTCTTCACAGAGTGGAGGGGCTTCGTCTCGTATCTCCATGCGTGAAGCACGCCGATGCCCTGTTGGTAGTCATGGAGGAGGACATGTGTTGTTGTGTTGTCGTTTTGGTAGTGGTGCGCactcgcgtgtgtgcgcgtgaaTGACGGAGGTGttttgtgtgcatgtctgcGCTGGAGTGCCATCGGAGTGGGCGAGCACGAGGAGGGACGAGGTGCAGGGTGGCCGTGGGGCCGTGGGTGGATGCTGCGTGAAATCCTTCAGctcgctttctctttttgttgcCCTTCCCTCCGTGCCCCGCGTTCTTCTGTAACCGTTGCCCCTCTTGCGCGTCTCCCACTTCGCGTGATTTAGCAAGGAAAACAGAACAGCGAACGAAAATGCAAATCAGCCGAAGCAAAGGCGGCCTGGCGTTTGTATTTTATTTCGAGGGgacggtgcgtgtgtgtgtgtgggcggtggtggtgatggcagACGCGGGGCGTCTGCATCTGCCTGCGCTGTCTTGCGACTCCTTCCTCCCGCTCCCctcatatatatatgtatatatatatcggACCTTGCAGAGCCGTGATTCAGCGACGCGCGGGTGACCATTGGCCGCATCTGGGGACAGTGCGACTGCTACGCTGGAAGGCTGTGCGGTGCTTCGATGTTACGCGCCGACCATCGCTCTGCCGGGGCGTGGCATCGAAGTTTAATATCAGCTTCTACCGCGCTCCACTTCCATCGCCCATCcatctcctctttttttttttcgtcgccGCTTGCTCTGTGCTCTTGGCATGTCTAGTGTTGCTGTATGCGCGCTGTGTTGCCCAAGCACGAGTCACAGTACGTTTGCCTACGCactcgtctctctccttccttttggtgcacgtgcgcgcacatacCCACTAGAGTGTTCGTGCGTCAGCGATGGGCGTCGGCTTGTCTACAGTGCGGCACGCGGGCACCGCCATTCTCGTGCCCACAGCTAGtgcagcatcggcagcagtATTGCCACTCTCGTCGGAGGAGCGGGTGGCGGCACTGCCAGTAACGACGAcgcggcctgctgctgccgatgcagccgccgccgctccagctccgcccACCGCTGAGCACACATCAAACCCTCGGCAGCGCCTCACAGACACTCAAGCGGCGCATGCAGCGGTGTCTTTGCGACATGCAGCGCCAAAGCCTGATCGGCGCTTCCCTCCCTACCCCGAGGAGACCTCGGCGTTGGCCACCCCCCCGCCAGCGGCAGTCTTGACCGCGGCCCCGgtcgtggcggaggcggccgtcAAGAGGCACCGCAAGGAGAGCGGCGCCACGAAGCCCCTGCACCCGGCGCAGGCGTCGTTGCTCACgcgggcggaggagggaCAGCGCGATGCAACTGGTGATGCTATCATCGCTGTCGATCGCCTTCGTCGCAGGTGTTGCCcggacgccggcgtcggcgctaACCGCAACATGAACTGTAATGAGGATGCCACGCTTCTCGTAAGGTCACCGGACGAGGGGCGACGGAGCGGCACGTCCCTGCAGACCGAGGGTGGTCTCTACGGAGAGAAGGGGCAGAGGCAGTTCGCTGCGTCTGCTAAATCGTCTCCATCGCCGGCCTCaccggaggcggaggaggtggcgacaACGGCGTGCGCATCGGTGAAAGCCGCGGCTCACGCAGATGCTCCGGGTGgccctgctgctcctctgctgAGCAGCACCTTCACGGCCTACCGCCCCGTGGCTCGATCTGCCTCTCCTGGGCCGGCGCTTGGGCAGTACGAAGGGCTTCCGCTCAcgtcggtgcagcaggtgctggagTCCAAGCACAAGGTGTACCGTATCTGCCTCACCGGTGGTCCGTGCGCTGGCAAGTCCACCATGCTCTCGGCCATCCAGGCAAAGATcccgcagcgcaccggctTCCGCGTCATGTGCGTGCCGGAGGCCGCAACGCTGCTAGTCACCGGGGGGATGCAGTGGGATGGCGACCTCAccgtgccgcagcagctcgggCTCCTTCGCACGCAGCTTGCCTTGGAGGACCAGTTCTACGCACTCGCCGTGGCGTCCAATGTACCGACCGTCATCGTTTCTGACCGTGGCACGATGGACGGCCGCGCGTTCTGCACTGATGAGCAGTTCCAGGAGATCCTGCGCGGCGTCGGTAGCACCATCGACGTTCTGCGCGACCGCTACGACGCCGTCATTCACATGGTCACCGCCGCGGATGGAGCGGAGGAGTTCTACAACCTGGACAACCCGGCACGGTACGAGGAC
Above is a window of Leishmania donovani BPK282A1 complete genome, chromosome 30 DNA encoding:
- a CDS encoding ubiquitin hydrolase, putative — its product is MPCYCIEEV
- a CDS encoding small nuclear ribonucleoprotein polypeptide e, putative, yielding MSAHTRQMENPTGVVHRFMQDHQRVCVWLVHDPQMRLEGNLLGYDEFMNVVLGDTTETNLRNNKSYRLGKILLRSDNVGVIYPIGA